The genomic DNA CAGCAAGTATCGCCAAGATCTTGTTCGTCGTCTTCCTCGTACTTTTCGTGATCAGCCTGATCGCAGGTCGCCGCGGCCCGGTGGTATGACCGGCGATCGATTCGAATCGTGGCCCTGCGTGAACCGCATCGCCACGAACTCGATCGCCCGATCGATGCCCTCAACAACGGCGAGTCTTCTCCCCCGTGCATGCAGTACGGGGTAAGGCATCGCGGGGATTGGCATCGTGCTGACAACCGCTGCACTAACAACGCAACAACATGTACCAGGTGCGAGTCGTCAGCGGATCGCAGCGTCGCGATAGAGAAGTCGTCGCGACCAACGATCGCCCCGAGGCCCAAGCGGCAGCGGAGCGATGTCGACGACGATAGTTTGTGGCGGACGATTAGTTCGCCGACACGTCGCGATAGAGTTGAATTCCATAAGTGATCACGCGGTCGCGAAGCTTGCCGCGCGTGATGCCAAGAATCTCAGCCGCTTGGCTCTGATTCCCGCCCGTCTCCTGCAAGACTCGCAAAATCACAAAGCGTTCCAGATACTCGATCGTCTGAGCGTAGACGTCGGTCGACTTGTCCCGCAACAGTCGTTCGACCAACTCCGGCAACTTCGATCCGCAGACGCCTGAGTCATCCGCTTTCTCCGTCGCCGCTTCGCCGGAAGTTTCTTCAGCAGCCGCCGGTTCATTGGAATCGCTTGGCGCCGTCAGTTCTTTCGGCAACACGTCGGGTACGATCACTGGCATCACGCAATCGAGCACGCAGCGCCGGATTACCGCTCGCAACTGGCGGACGTTGCCAGGCCAACGATAGGCGTTCAGAAGGCTGAGCGTCTCCGGAGCGATCCCCTCGAGATCGGGCTTGTTCAGATCGTGCTTCGCCTGGGTCAGAAAATGCTGCACCAACAACGGGATATCACTCGACCGTTGACGCAGCGGCGGCAGATCGATCGTGACGCCGTTGAGCCGATACAGAAGATCCTCGCGATATTCTCCCTCTTCGACCATCTTCTCCAACGGGCGATTCGTGGCGGCGATGATCCGCACATCGGTTTGCAATTCTTTGTTGCCGCCGACGCGTTCAAACCGCTGCTCTTGCAGAACTCGCAAAACTTTAGCTTGTACCGACGCCGCCATATCGCCGATCTCATCGAGGAACAGCGTGCCGCCGTTGCATTGTTCGAACTTGCCGATGCGACGCGTTTCGGCGCCGGTGAAGGCACCTTTTTCGTGGCCGAACAATTCGCTTTCCAGCAAGTTGTCGGGGAGCGCTGCACAATTGACCGCCAGGAACGGCCCCTGATCGCGATGACTGTATTGATAGAGGGCGCGGGCGACCAGTTCCTTACCGGTACCACTCTCGCCACGGATCAGAACGGGAACATCCTGCTTGCTAACCCGACCGATCGACTTGAAAACTTCCAACATCGGTTGGCTCTTACCGATGAACAACTCGCTCGAATCATCGGGCAGTTTATCGTCGGCAGCAATCGCCACCGCAACGCTACTCATCTTGCGTTGCTCGATCGCTTTATTGACCAATTTTTGCAGAGGTTCCACAGCCAACGGTTTGGCGATGTAATCGAACGCTCCCAACTGCATCGCTTCGATCGTCGTTTGACTGCCCGCATCGGCGGTCATAAAAATCACCGGCAAGCGACGGTCGTGAGCGCGGATCTCACAATAGATCGCCATCCCGCTGCGGTCGGGCAATTGGATGTCCAACAGCACCACATCAAACGACTTCGACTTGACCTGTTCGAGGCCTTCCTCGCCCGTAAGCGCTGTGGTCACTTCGGCAAACGGCTCGAGCGCTTTGGTGGCCAACAACAGGATGGCTCGATCATCGTCAATGACCAGAATTTTTGGCATGCATACTTCGCAAGATTGGGAACACTCAGTGAAAAACTTCCAACAGCAGTCGGTTTTAGTATATCAAGGTCCGACGAATTCCAAGAGGTCCCCAAAGATTGGCCGATCGAACGATTCAACCGCCGCCGATTCCCGCACCGTCAATCACATGTCCAATCGCCACCACAATGCACAACTGTACACTTCTATATTGGCTGGATAAAATGAATGACGACGGAAGCCTGCGGGGCGAGTCGACACCGCCTGCGGCCGACGGACCAGTGGCACACAACTTGCTACTGATGAATGGTTTGACGAGCCCTCTTCTACGACGCGAATAAAAATATGCCGAACTCCGAACAACCCAAACGCTGTGTGATCGCGGACGACGTTCGAGCATCACGCGAGATCTTGAAATCTTGGCTGAGCGATTGCAACTTCGAATGCAGCTTGGCAACCGACGGCAACGAAGCCTGGGAGATGATCCAGCGAGCGCCAACCGATATGCTGATCACCGACATCGAGATGCCCAACTGCTGCGGGCTGGAATTGTTGCAGCGGATCCGCGCCGATCCGTCGCCGCAAATTCAATCGATCCCCGTGTTGATGATCACCAGTCTTCACGACGGGCAGATCCAGCAGACGATTCGCCGCTTGGGAGGCAACGGTCTGCTAGCGAAACCATTGGACCAGTATTCAACCTATTCGATCGTGTTGGCGGTACTGGCTGCTGGCGACGACCGCGATTCATTGCTGGTCAGCGATCCCAACGGCAAGATCAACGGCGATGGTTTGGTTTCGCCCACCTTCCGCCGATTGCTGAAGCCGCTGTTTGCAAGCGAGCCTTAACCGCGGCGCACCTCACAGGCGTCAAGCTTCTTGCGCCGTGGTGAAGCGGTGAACCATTTCGGTAAGTCGTTCGACGTTGATCGGTTTACTGAGGTAGTCATTGCAGCCCGATTCGATGCAACGCGACATGTCCCCCTGCATCGCATCGGCGGTCAGCGCGATGATCGGCCCGGTGTAGTCCATCCGCCGCAGTTGTTCCGCGGTCTGATAGCCATCCAATCGCGGCATCTGCATGTCCAATAGGATTAGATCGTATTCGCCCCCTTGGTTCCGTCTCTCTCGAACCATCTGCAGCGCGACCTCACCATCTTCGGCTTCATCGACGCGAGCCCCCGCCTTGGTCAACAACAGCTTGCTGAGAAAGCGAATATCGCGGCGGTCATCGACGACCAAGACGCCACAGTCCAGACGAATTTCGCTGGTCGCGGTGTCGCTTGGCGATGCCTCGCAGGCCAACCGAGGTTGAATCATCGGCACCTCTTGAACGTCCCCGGTGGCGATTGTCACGGTGAACGTACTGCCTTGGCTGAGATTGCTGCGGACCGAGATCTCGCCGCCCAGCATCTCCGTCAAACGCTTGCTGATCGCCAGCCCCAATCCGGTGCCACCAAACTCGCGGTTGACGTTTCCGTCTCCCTGCGAGAAGGGCTGGAACAACCGACGCTTCTGCCTCTCGGACATGCCGATGCCCGAATCGACCACGTCGAACTGCAACCGCGGCGATTGGCCCTGGAGAAAGCGGACGAGGATATTCACTCGGCCTTCGGTGGTGAATTTGATCGCGTTGCCGACCAAATTGATGAGGATCTGTTTGAGTCGTTTGGGATCGCTTTGAATTTCCGACGGGATCAGACCTTGATATTCGACATCCAGTTCCAATTTGCGTTCGGACGCCCGCACCTCCATGATCGAACGCACATCTTCGACCAACCGGTTGGGAGCAAACCGCTCGTGGCTGATCTCGAATTTGCCGGCTTCGATCTTGGAAATGTCCAAGATGTCGTTGATGATATCCAATAAAAAATCGCCGTTGCGCCGGATCGTGCGAACGTGCGCCAGAGTCTCGTCATCGTTGACCTTCTCGGCAATCAAATCGGTGTAGCCCAAGATCGCCGTCATCGGGGTGCGGATCTCGTGGCTCATGTTCGCCAAAAAGGCACTCTTGGATTCGTTGGCAGCGACCGCTTGTTCGCGGGCTTCTTTTAAGGACTGTTCGAACTGCCGCTGTTGCGTGATGTCCAACAACGTGCCGATCAACTGCGTCGCCCTGCGATTACCCTCTTCTCCCGGATCGTCATCGGCAAACAGCGGCTTGGCCTGCAAACGCACCCACCGCGTGTCGCCATTGGGACAAACGATCCGATGATCGATGCTGCGAGTCGCCGTATCGGGATGTTCCACGAGATCGCGGTAGTGCCGGGCGCAAGCCTCGCGGTCGTCCGGATGGACCCAGTTCAACATCTCATCGACCCGGATCTCGGTCTCGTTATCGACGCTGGAGACTCCCACCAACCGCTCCAGTTCCTGCGAGTAGGTGACGGTTCCTTTGACGAGATCGGCATGCAACATCCCAAAACCAGCCGCTTCGGCTGCGCTTCGCAATCGCTCTTCGCTCAGCTTGATCGCCAGTTCCGATTGTTTTTCGTCGGTGATGTCCCAGTTCAGTCCATGCATTCGGACGACGTTGCCGTGATCGTCGCAAATCACCGTCCCAACGCCAGCCATCCAGCGGATCTCGCCGTTGGAACGGACGATCCGAAACTCGGTATCGTAATCCTCTCGATCCGCAGCCGACTGGCCCCACACATGACGCAACGCCGACACGTCGTCGGGATAAACGTACTGAAAGAACAGATCGATCGTCGGATTCTCAACAGGTTCGATCCCCAGCAGCGCGAACATCGCCGGTTCCCAAACGCTTTTCTCCTCGGACCATTCCCAAGCCGCCATGCCTCCCGCTTTAAGAGCCATCGACATCCGCTGGTTGCTTTCGATCAACGCCAGATCGGCTTTCTTGCGATCGGTCACATCGCTGGTGATGCCGGTCAGAGATTGAGGATAGCCTTGCGAATCACGAGTCACCAAGCCACGGGTTTCGGTCCAACAGACCTTCCCGTTATCCGCTCGCACGATCCGCCAATCGAACCGAAACTCATCGCTTGTCCCTTCCAACAACGCCCGCAGCTGGGACGCTGCGAAATCGCGATCGTCGGGATGGATGATCTGCAACGACGACTCAAACGCTCCGTCGTAATGTTCCGCGTTCATCCCAAAAATCTCGAGCAGTTCATCCGACAATAGGAGCTGGTTTTCGCGCGGAATCCATTGCCAGCTGCCCAACCGCCCCGCGTTGAGCGACAGTTTCAGGTACTGTTCGTTCTTCTGATAGTCTTCCAACAAAGCGAGCAACTTGGTCCGTTCGGCCGACAGTTGTTCGGCGTGCGCCCGGACCTGATCCTCCGCTGCCTTGCGATCGCTGATATCGACTCCCGATGGAATCAGATATTCGACCCGACCGTTTTCATCCAAGACCGGCGCGATCATGAAATCGATCATCAAACGGCTATCGCCCTTCGCATAAAGCCCCACGTCGAACCTGACCCGCTGGCCGGCAAAGGCTTGATCCATCGCTTCTTGAATACGCTGGGCCACGCGGTCGTCATAGGTCCACCACGGGCACTCGGCGAAGTGTTTTCCAATCACATCCTCCCGCGTTAACCCCGCAATGCTCATCGACCGATCGTCGACTTCCCAAAGCTTGCCATCGAGCCCGATCACACCAACCAATCCCAATTGGTTATTGATCACGCGTCGCAGATGGGCTTCGCGGCGTTTCGTCTCCATCTCGGCTCGAGCCCGCTCGATGCGGATCCCCAAGCGGTCGACGATCTCCTGCAACAGCCGCAGGTCATCGGGCTGCCAGACGTAGGGTTCTGACTTAACCGCACTGAGGACAAATCGTGTCGGCAGATCGGTCACGTAGGCGGAGTTGCAAAACGCGGCGACCTGGATAGCCCGGAGGTTCTCGGCAACCGCCGGGTCGATCGAACCACTCTGCGTATCGCAGGAATAGATCTGGCGACCGGCAAGCAGGTTCCGACGCTCGGTTTCGCTGTGGAATTTTGCGGAGTCGTGCCTGCCAACGATACTGGTAAGCCCTTCGTCGCAGTGCTCATAAATCACTTCTGCGTTTTCGGTCGCCTCATCGAACTCGACCAGACAACACCGCGAGAGCCCCAGATACTCAGCCGTCCGCTGGACCGCGACCTTCATCAAGTCGGTGTCCGACATCAAGGGGCTGAACTGCGCTTGCAAGTCGGCGAGAAAACCGAGGTTCAGTTCCAGTCGTTTCCGCGCATCGATGTCGATGTTCATTCCGACCCAGCGGCGAATCGTACCATCGTGCCGACGCTGCGGGACCGCGCGAACATGATGCCACTTCCAATCGCCCGAATGATGCAGCAACCGATACTCGCCCGAAAAGGCTTCGCCCGTGTCGAGACTGGTCTGCCAGACGGTTAGCGTCGCGTCGCGATCATCGGGATGAATCACATCGGCCCACCCGCGGCCCTTCCACTGTTCGAACGTCTGCCCGGTGAAAGCTCGCCAGCTGGGCGAATCCTCGATGATATTCCCCTCCGCACTTGCGATCCAAACGATCTGGGCGGAGACATCGACCAACGATTGAAACAATTCATGGCTGTTTCGCAGTTCGCTGACATCGGTAAAGGTCACGACCAAACCATCCGCCTCTCCGGTATGCGAGCGGTAGGGCAACACGCGGCGGATAAACGATTTCCCCGATCGCGCGACAACGGTGTGTTCGATGACTTCCCCGTCGTGGATCGTTGTCGGATCGGGCAGTGGCGGCATCTGTTCGACACTGGGGACAAACATCTCCAAGGGTCGGCCGACGTCGGTACTGATCAATCCATAGATTTCACAAATCGCCGGAGTATAGCTGCGGATCGACAGATGTTGATCCAGGAAGACCGTGGCGATCTGGGTGCTGCGGAGCAGGTTTTCGAGATCGGCGTTGGACCGCGCCGTCGCATCGCTGCCCAGGCGGATCTCTTCTTTCGAAGTCTCCAGTTCCTCGTTTGCCGATTGCAGTTCCTCATTCATCGACAGCAGTTCTTCGTTGGACGACTTCAGCTCCTCATTCGCCGCTTCCATGTCTTGCATCGACCGATCGAGATCGCTGCGCAACGTCTCCAGCTCGCGTTCCATTTGACTGATGATCGCATCGGCATCACTCTCGCCGCTGCCGGCGGAAGCGTCGACGTCTTCGCGGCGAAAGGGGAGTCCAACGTCGTGAAAGACGACCATCAGCAGCGGTTCGTCTTCGCCCAACTGAGGCATCGGTTGAACAGTCAGCATCACGCGCTGGACCAGTTCGCCGACGCGGATCGATAAATTTTCATGCTCCACCCGCCGCCGCAGTTTCTTCGCCTCAGCAATTGCAGCCCGCAGACCGATCCGCAATCCGCTGTCAGCCAATTTGATGATGCTGGTTTGGATCGGGCCACCGGAGAAGTTCAGGTACTTCTTGATGTTCGACGAGCTGGTCAAGATCTGCCCCGTGGCATCGATCACAGCGGTCTCGGGGGTGAATTCGTCTAACGCGATCTTCTGCATCATCTCCGTCAGATCGACCGATGCATCGGGCAGCGACGAAGGATTTGACGGCTTCGGCATCCGCGGGCGGCGAGTCGACGTGTCGGTCGACTGCATCGCGGTCCCCTTACGCTGCGAGATCCGCAGCCTGGCATCGATCGGACGAAACAGTTCCCCATGGGAGGTGATGTTTTCGCTGGGCCCCAGAAACAAATACCCCGACGGCCGCAGAGCGTAGTGGAACAGCGGTATCAATTTGTTCTGCAGGTGCGGACCGAGGTAGATCAGCAGATTGCGACAACAGATCAGATCCTGTCGGGAGAAGGGAGGATCGTGGATCAGATTGTGCGTCGAAAAGAGCACCAAGTCTTGGATCTGCTTGGTCGCATGATAAGTGTTGCCTCGTTTGACGAAAAAACGCTGCAGGCGTTCGGCGGAGACATGTTCTTCGATCCCCACGGGGTAGGTTCCCGTCCGGGCAACCGCCAGCGCACGTTCATCGATATCGGTGGCGAATATCTGCACCTGCGGCGGTTCCGCCAAACGGTCCATCGCTTCGCAGCACAAGATCGCCATCGTGTACGCCTCGGATCCGTTAGCACATCCCGCAACCCAGATCCGCACGCAATCGTTAGGCCCCCGTTGATCGAACAGCTTAGGCAACACGTGCTGCGCCAACGCTTCAAACGCCTCCGGATCGCGAAAGAAGGTCGTCACACCGATCAACAATTCGTTGAACAGCGTTTTGGCTTCCTCTTCATGATGCTGCAAGTAGTCGACGTAATCGCTGGCCAGTCCGATCTTCAGGACTTGCATCCGTCGCTGAATACGGCGGGTGAGCGTATTGAACTTGTAGTGCTGAAAGTCGTGCTGAGTCGCATCAAACAGAGTTTGGGTGATCGCAGGAATCGCCTCTTCGATCTGATCCCGCAACCGCGGTTTTTCCGGTCCCACTTGCAGCCCCAGCAAATGCTGACGGTATTGCAACAATTCGCGAGCGATCTCCGCCGGCGTCAACACATGATCAGCCACGCCGGTCGTCGCAGCGCTGTGAGGCATCGAATCAAACTTTGCTGACTCGGGCTTCTGGGCAAACGTTAGACCACCGCGATCTCCGATCGCCTTGAGCCCCAAAGTCCCATCGCTTCCCGCCCCCGAAAGAATCACCCCAACCCCACGGTCTCGTTGATCCTCGGCGATCGCATCGAAGACAGAATCGATCGGAGTCGACGGTCGCAGCGTCCTCGGGCGATCGACAACTTCGACGACTCCACGCTCTAGTTCCAGCAATTTGTTTGGCGGACACACATACAGTTTACCCGCCGCCAACCGCATGCGGCCGGAAAGCTCGACGACCTCCAAATCGGTCCAATGCGCCAGCACCGACGACAACAACGATTTGCTGGACGGGTCCTGATGCTGGACAAAAACGATCGCCAGCCCCGCAGCGTCGCCGATCGCTTCGAGCAACTCTTTAAACGCTTCCAATCCACCAGCCGACGCCCCTACGCCAACGATCAACGGCGCCGTGGCGTGATTCGAACGATCGGTTGAACTATCGATGTCATTCATAGGTTCGAGCCCAGGTTGGACCTGCAGACAGCTGCGTGTTCGATTCGTCGCAAACAGAGTTCATCGATCGGGATGTCCTTGCGGTTTGGTCCACCTGCCCCCACAAATGGAGCGTCGTCGCGGGGAACGCTCCTGCCACCTACCAGCCAACCAGCGCATCGCTCCTCTCTGCTGATTGATTGAAGAGAATTCGCTTCAGTCGGTCAACTCCCTTCCACGACAGGCAGAGGTTCCCCAGGGGCAACTCCCGTACCGTCCGCTAGCACCCCGCGCGACCAGGCTGGTCGCTGGAAGATCATCTGCCGCATGCGACCTCTGAGTCACCGTCGTTGATCCAACGCGTTAACACTTGATTTCGTTAGTCATACGCGGCCAGCAGCTGCTTTCCCTACATTCCTGGCACGTGGTTTGCGTTACCTACCTCGCGATGCGGAGCCGATGTGGATCCCGCAGATCCAATGCTTTTTAGTTGCTACTGGAGTGAAATCATGAGTCTTGAAACGAAGACGAACCTCAACGAATCGACAGTCACCAAACTTCAAAAATTGATCCGTGCCAACATCGACGCCTACGACGGCTTTCGCGAATCGGCCGAAGAGATCGACGATATCACCTTGGCGAACCTGTTCCGCGAAGTCGCCAACGAACGGTCGGCACTGGCCACCGAACTGCAGAACTACGTCCAGTGGAACGGGGCCGAAGCGGAAGAGGACGGATCGGTCGCGGCGAGCGTTCACCGCAGCTGGATCAACGTCCGCAGCAAGATCAATGGCGGCGATCCCTACGTGATCCTGATCGAAGCGGAGCGTGGCGAGGACCACATCAAACACGCTTACGAAGACGTCTTGAAAGAGACAGCTGGCAGCGCGATGAACGATGTCCTGACGGCGCAATACGCGATCGTTAAAGCGGGACACGACAAGATCCGCGATCTCCGCGACAGCTACAAAAATCGCTAGTCCCGGCGTACAGAAGAAACACACAACGCATCGGAACTCTCCGATGCGCCGACAATCCCAGTTCCATTTCCCCCGCAGCGTTTCGTTGCGGACAGCAATCGGATTCGCGCCGCGAATTCCGACCGTTAGTTCGACTGGCGAAGACGCTAACTATTAATGAGGTTTCCCGATGAATGCGACCAAAGATCTAATGCGTGCCTTTTTACTGATCTCTGCTTTTGCGATGAGCTGCCTGTTGGTGGGTTGCGACAACGAGGAGACCTTGTTGGACGTCGACACTCCCGACGGCGGCGGAGTCGAAATCGAACGTTCGTTGGATACCGGCGCGCTCGATATCGATGTCGGCGAATGAGCCGCGACTGCCGCGAATTGAACAAGCGTCCGGAGCATCCCAGCGAGCGTTATCACCGTGGCGTTCCTAGCGGGCCGACGACGCTCGACGTCTCTAGATTCTCGCCGACAAAAGACTGTCGGCCCTCCCGCCGCCGAACCAGTCAGGCGAGCGGCGATATGAGCAGGCGGCAAATGGCGACAGCTAGTTCGCGCGACAGCTAGTTCGCCATCCGCAAGCTGCGGATCTCAGGCTGTCCGCCGACGTGCGGATGCCCAACTGCGTGCGGCGGCACCGCTCCGGTATCGAAGAAGATATTCTGCCGGACGAGCGATTCGATCCGCCGATCGGCGACGTATTCGAGATAATTATGATCGCTCCCCACACTGCGAGCTGCGTCGTATTGGTGGACGCGATCGCTGGCAAGCTGATGTCGGCCAAGACCGCAGAGCCCGGTATAACCGAGAGCGGGCGTGTGGTTATCCAATTTCAGAAAGCGATAAAGCTTCAGGTACTGGTCGCGAGAGTTGTGCAAAACGAACAGGTGATCGACTGGACGTAGTGCCGCGTTGCGGCTTGTCACGAAGCAATCGTTACGAATTGCAGGAGCCAACAGGGCCAGGTTGATCCAAGGGAGTTCCGGATCGGTCATGGGCAACCGAGAACCGCACAACGATCCGCCGCCCAGTAGATGCATCGCTCCGACAGCCAGCCGGCCACCAAAGCTGTATCCAATCACCGATACCTGTTGTTGCGGTTGGATCTCGGTAATAACGCGGGCCAGATGGAACGCGTGCAAGTCGGCTCGCGCCGCTTTGACGCGGACGTCTCGTAACTGGCCACTGATCTTATCGGCCGGCCACATCCAGATCACAAAACGGACGGCGGAGTCGGGGCGTTGCCAGTTCAGAACGGTTTGGTCGTATGTCTGCAACCCACGCCGCAACGCCTTCACCTCGGGCGTACGATTGCCATGAACAAAGAGAATCGTTCGCATCGGAAGCGGACCGGCGTTGTCGGCGAAGAAGCTCTCTGCCGACTCCGTCTGCCAACGATTCCCCTCGATGCGTCGACGAAACTGAAGCGACTGGACCGGCGCATGGTGCGACCCGACGCAGCGGCTGCTGATCGTCCAGACCTGATCCAACGAACGGACATCAAACTCCGCAAGCGGCGCCGTCTCGAGCTCTGCCGCAACAGCCTCTTTACCGACGACATCTTCGGCGACCGATTCGGTCGGCTCGGCAAGCAGAGAATCCCCGATCGCAGCTTCGCCTGATGCCGCGCCGTCGGCGGCCGGCGTTTCGATTGGTGTCGCAATCGCCGAAGGGGCCGCTGGCGGAGCGGCCTGAAGCTGCGATGGCGGGGCCGACTGCTGAGCCAGCAATTGAGCGGGGACCAGGATCAGGGACAACAACAGTCCGATGAGCAAACCAAATGGAGACGCCGTCATGTTTTTGTCAGTCAAAACCTGGGAATACTAACGGAGACGTCGTCGCGGGGCACAGGCCTGCAGCGCGATAAAGGGTTCCGCACGCGAGCTTTCGCCGTGCGGAATAGAGCGACGGACTCCGTTTCAGTTTAGCTTGTCGCGACGCGTTTCGCCGCTGGCACTCTATAATAGAAGCCCGGCAACCGAAAAGTTGCCGGGCGTCGGTAGGGATAAAAGGGCCTATCGGCCGTGCCGCAGCGGTCGGCCTGCGGCGACTGACGAAAGCGATTATTCAACCGCCTCGAGTTCATCAGCCTTCTCTTCGCCTCGTTCTTCTACAGCGTCGGCCTTGTTTTCGCCGCGGGCTTCCTTCTCGTCAGCGATCGCTTCACCGCGGTTTTCGATAGCATCAGCTCGCTCTTCCGCCCGATCCTGCACCGCGTCGGACGCATGGTCGGTTCGGTCGCGGAGATTTTCCGCCGCGTTCTGCGAAGCTTCGCGAGTCGCTTCGGCTGACGATTGCGACGAATCGCGGATATCTTCGGCTTGCTGCTGGGTTTGGTCACGGATCATATCGGCCTCTTGTTCCAACGCCGATTCATCGCAGCCAACAAACAAAATAGTACTGAGTGCCAATGCGCTAGCGGTTAAAGTCTTCATCGATCTCTCCTTGTTTTGCATTTAAATCTGCTCGCGAACATTCGCGAGCGGCAGAACGGGGAAATCGCAAACGCTGTGCCAGATGCCTCAGATGCAGGGAAAACACGATTCCACAGCGGTCGACCGATCGAACATCGACAATTGTGAACGCTTTTGCACCAACTCGATGATCTCCCGCCGACATGGCGCTTGATCCGCCCCGGCCCCGTTTCGGCAAGCGATAGGGTTGATCAAGACTTCTCCAAAGTCGCCTGCAGCGTGGCGGCGAGGTCCCGTTTCAACCGCTGCCAGCCGCTCGCCGGGCCAACCAACGCCTGGTTAACCTCCACTTCAATGCCGATGTAATACGGATCGGGAAATCGCTGTCGCAGCGCAGTCGTCAAACCGTCGGACCGTCCGAGATAGGGATAATTTCGGCGAGTCCGCAGATCGGGGCGGCTGATCTTCAAAGCATCTCGCCAGCGATCGCAAAGCGCTTTTTCAGCCGGCCGCCGCGGATCGTACAACAATCCGAGCTCGGCGGTCCGCACCTGCCCATCGAGTTCGGGAACGAAGGAGTGCAGCGATAGATGCAAAACGGGAATCGCCGCCGCGACGCGATCCTCGATCCATTCTTCGACTCTCTGGCGATAGGGCCAATAGTAACGTTGCAGGATCGTCGCTTTGTCGCGTTGATCGAGCGATCGGCTGTACTGCGAAAACAACTGCCGATGATTCGCAGATCGATTGACTTCGACCAACAGTCGCGAGACCGTTGTGCGAAACAGGACTGCGGAAAATCGCCGCTGCAGCATCCGGCCCAGAGCGAGCGTGCCAGGGTCCCAGCCGCGATGCCCCTGCAGCACCGATCGGGCATCGACAAACAGATGTTCGTATTGGGAAGGGATATGATTCGTCGCGTGCTCGCAAGTCAAAATCAACTCCATCGGACACTCCCTCTCCTCCGCCGAGCGGCCTCCCCTGCGGGTCGACCTATGCGATGACAAAGGAACGCCCGGCGGTCAAACAATCGCTCAACTCGCGGTAGACCTCGGTCAACCGCTGCGGCCGCAGATCTTCTCCCACCGCCCGCGCGATCCGCGTCGCCAACGAGCCATGACGCAGGATCGGCTGCAGATCCTTTTCCACGTCGCCAATCCGCGGCTCATGCTCCGCCCCGACCTCGATAAGATGCCGCCACAGCTGGCCGGCGGTGATCGATCGATCGGTGATTCCAAACTGCTGCAGGTATTCAGCCTCTTCGATCACCGTCGCTTCGACATCGGCCGAGACTCGATCCAACAGCGCCGACAGCGCCGGTGTAGAGACATGTTGTTGCATCGTCAACGGTTGCCAGCGTTCGGCGACGAGAGACTTCAGAGCCGCGATCGCCGCGACGCAAATGGCGATGTCGACCCCGGG from Rosistilla oblonga includes the following:
- a CDS encoding PAS domain-containing protein; the protein is MNDIDSSTDRSNHATAPLIVGVGASAGGLEAFKELLEAIGDAAGLAIVFVQHQDPSSKSLLSSVLAHWTDLEVVELSGRMRLAAGKLYVCPPNKLLELERGVVEVVDRPRTLRPSTPIDSVFDAIAEDQRDRGVGVILSGAGSDGTLGLKAIGDRGGLTFAQKPESAKFDSMPHSAATTGVADHVLTPAEIARELLQYRQHLLGLQVGPEKPRLRDQIEEAIPAITQTLFDATQHDFQHYKFNTLTRRIQRRMQVLKIGLASDYVDYLQHHEEEAKTLFNELLIGVTTFFRDPEAFEALAQHVLPKLFDQRGPNDCVRIWVAGCANGSEAYTMAILCCEAMDRLAEPPQVQIFATDIDERALAVARTGTYPVGIEEHVSAERLQRFFVKRGNTYHATKQIQDLVLFSTHNLIHDPPFSRQDLICCRNLLIYLGPHLQNKLIPLFHYALRPSGYLFLGPSENITSHGELFRPIDARLRISQRKGTAMQSTDTSTRRPRMPKPSNPSSLPDASVDLTEMMQKIALDEFTPETAVIDATGQILTSSSNIKKYLNFSGGPIQTSIIKLADSGLRIGLRAAIAEAKKLRRRVEHENLSIRVGELVQRVMLTVQPMPQLGEDEPLLMVVFHDVGLPFRREDVDASAGSGESDADAIISQMERELETLRSDLDRSMQDMEAANEELKSSNEELLSMNEELQSANEELETSKEEIRLGSDATARSNADLENLLRSTQIATVFLDQHLSIRSYTPAICEIYGLISTDVGRPLEMFVPSVEQMPPLPDPTTIHDGEVIEHTVVARSGKSFIRRVLPYRSHTGEADGLVVTFTDVSELRNSHELFQSLVDVSAQIVWIASAEGNIIEDSPSWRAFTGQTFEQWKGRGWADVIHPDDRDATLTVWQTSLDTGEAFSGEYRLLHHSGDWKWHHVRAVPQRRHDGTIRRWVGMNIDIDARKRLELNLGFLADLQAQFSPLMSDTDLMKVAVQRTAEYLGLSRCCLVEFDEATENAEVIYEHCDEGLTSIVGRHDSAKFHSETERRNLLAGRQIYSCDTQSGSIDPAVAENLRAIQVAAFCNSAYVTDLPTRFVLSAVKSEPYVWQPDDLRLLQEIVDRLGIRIERARAEMETKRREAHLRRVINNQLGLVGVIGLDGKLWEVDDRSMSIAGLTREDVIGKHFAECPWWTYDDRVAQRIQEAMDQAFAGQRVRFDVGLYAKGDSRLMIDFMIAPVLDENGRVEYLIPSGVDISDRKAAEDQVRAHAEQLSAERTKLLALLEDYQKNEQYLKLSLNAGRLGSWQWIPRENQLLLSDELLEIFGMNAEHYDGAFESSLQIIHPDDRDFAASQLRALLEGTSDEFRFDWRIVRADNGKVCWTETRGLVTRDSQGYPQSLTGITSDVTDRKKADLALIESNQRMSMALKAGGMAAWEWSEEKSVWEPAMFALLGIEPVENPTIDLFFQYVYPDDVSALRHVWGQSAADREDYDTEFRIVRSNGEIRWMAGVGTVICDDHGNVVRMHGLNWDITDEKQSELAIKLSEERLRSAAEAAGFGMLHADLVKGTVTYSQELERLVGVSSVDNETEIRVDEMLNWVHPDDREACARHYRDLVEHPDTATRSIDHRIVCPNGDTRWVRLQAKPLFADDDPGEEGNRRATQLIGTLLDITQQRQFEQSLKEAREQAVAANESKSAFLANMSHEIRTPMTAILGYTDLIAEKVNDDETLAHVRTIRRNGDFLLDIINDILDISKIEAGKFEISHERFAPNRLVEDVRSIMEVRASERKLELDVEYQGLIPSEIQSDPKRLKQILINLVGNAIKFTTEGRVNILVRFLQGQSPRLQFDVVDSGIGMSERQKRRLFQPFSQGDGNVNREFGGTGLGLAISKRLTEMLGGEISVRSNLSQGSTFTVTIATGDVQEVPMIQPRLACEASPSDTATSEIRLDCGVLVVDDRRDIRFLSKLLLTKAGARVDEAEDGEVALQMVRERRNQGGEYDLILLDMQMPRLDGYQTAEQLRRMDYTGPIIALTADAMQGDMSRCIESGCNDYLSKPINVERLTEMVHRFTTAQEA
- a CDS encoding PA2169 family four-helix-bundle protein; its protein translation is MSLETKTNLNESTVTKLQKLIRANIDAYDGFRESAEEIDDITLANLFREVANERSALATELQNYVQWNGAEAEEDGSVAASVHRSWINVRSKINGGDPYVILIEAERGEDHIKHAYEDVLKETAGSAMNDVLTAQYAIVKAGHDKIRDLRDSYKNR